In Microbacterium foliorum, the following proteins share a genomic window:
- a CDS encoding YegP family protein translates to MSGEAMYFSVGESTTGNPSWWLYGDNDQQVAWAGEKFDSPYNAQRAALAFKAGAVAARFEVYPDAGNHYRWRAWRGSDKVAASGESFASQSNAQRAADNVRQNAGLASGI, encoded by the coding sequence ATGAGCGGAGAAGCGATGTACTTCAGCGTGGGAGAAAGCACGACAGGCAATCCGTCCTGGTGGCTCTACGGCGACAACGATCAACAAGTCGCGTGGGCCGGCGAAAAGTTCGACAGCCCCTACAACGCTCAGCGAGCGGCCCTCGCGTTCAAGGCCGGTGCCGTTGCCGCACGGTTCGAGGTATACCCAGATGCCGGCAATCACTATCGGTGGCGTGCATGGCGGGGAAGTGACAAGGTCGCTGCGTCCGGGGAATCGTTCGCCTCTCAAAGCAACGCGCAGCGCGCGGCGGACAATGTTCGCCAGAACGCCGGCCTCGCCTCCGGAATTTAG
- a CDS encoding cytochrome ubiquinol oxidase subunit I, protein MEWLDPLVLSRWQFGLTTVYHYLFVPLTIGMALVAAIFQTAWVRTGKVQYLHLTRFFGKIFLINFAMGVVTGIVQEFQFGMNWSDYSRFVGDVFGAPLAFEGLLAFFFEATFIGLWIFGWDKLPQKLHLATIWCVSIGSILSAYFIIAANAFMQNPVGYVFNPETNRAELTDFWALLTNPVALAAFPHTIFGALMFAAGVVISVSAWHLARGQHFDTMRISLKFGLWAMIFSTAGVVLTGDQLGLAMYAAQPMKMAAAEATFDTVCGYDASFSLFTLGTPDGSSELFSIRVPYLLSLLSTHTLDSCVHGINDLNAEYATTFADTGLTEFAPILWVTYWAFRWMIGLGMAAALVAVVGLWVTRKGAKNPPAPWMWKLAIWSFPLALVANIMGWVFTEMGRQPWIVFGLMTTQDGVSPGVSGVEVLISLIAFTAIYAALAVVEIRLIIKAAQKGPDTEEQPHEETAQLPSVVY, encoded by the coding sequence ATGGAATGGCTAGACCCGCTGGTCCTGTCTCGATGGCAGTTCGGTCTGACGACCGTGTACCACTACCTGTTCGTGCCGCTGACGATCGGCATGGCGCTCGTCGCCGCGATCTTCCAGACCGCGTGGGTGCGCACCGGCAAGGTGCAGTACCTGCACCTCACGCGGTTCTTCGGCAAGATCTTCCTGATCAACTTCGCCATGGGCGTCGTGACCGGCATCGTGCAGGAGTTCCAGTTCGGCATGAACTGGTCGGACTACTCGCGCTTCGTCGGCGACGTGTTCGGCGCCCCGCTGGCGTTCGAGGGCCTGCTCGCCTTCTTCTTCGAGGCGACGTTCATCGGTCTGTGGATCTTCGGCTGGGACAAGCTCCCGCAGAAGCTGCACCTCGCCACGATCTGGTGCGTCTCGATCGGCAGCATCCTGTCGGCGTACTTCATCATCGCCGCCAACGCCTTCATGCAGAACCCGGTCGGCTACGTCTTCAACCCTGAGACCAACCGCGCCGAGCTCACCGACTTCTGGGCGCTGCTGACCAACCCGGTCGCGCTCGCCGCCTTCCCTCACACGATCTTCGGTGCGCTGATGTTCGCCGCCGGTGTCGTGATCTCGGTTTCGGCCTGGCACCTCGCCCGCGGACAGCACTTCGACACCATGCGCATCTCGCTGAAGTTCGGCCTGTGGGCGATGATCTTCTCGACCGCCGGCGTCGTGCTCACGGGTGACCAACTGGGTCTCGCGATGTACGCCGCGCAGCCCATGAAGATGGCCGCGGCCGAAGCGACCTTCGACACGGTCTGCGGCTACGACGCGTCGTTCAGCCTGTTCACGCTCGGAACCCCGGACGGCAGCTCCGAGCTGTTCTCGATCAGAGTGCCGTATCTGCTCTCGCTGCTGTCGACGCACACGCTCGACTCGTGCGTGCACGGCATCAACGACCTCAACGCCGAGTACGCCACGACCTTCGCCGACACCGGTCTCACCGAGTTCGCCCCGATCCTGTGGGTCACGTACTGGGCGTTCCGCTGGATGATCGGCCTCGGTATGGCCGCGGCCCTCGTCGCCGTCGTCGGACTGTGGGTCACCCGCAAGGGCGCCAAGAACCCGCCGGCCCCGTGGATGTGGAAGCTCGCGATCTGGTCGTTCCCGCTCGCGCTCGTCGCCAACATCATGGGCTGGGTCTTCACCGAGATGGGCAGACAGCCCTGGATCGTGTTCGGGCTGATGACCACTCAAGACGGCGTCTCGCCAGGAGTCAGCGGCGTCGAGGTCCTCATCTCGCTGATCGCCTTCACCGCGATCTACGCCGCGCTCGCCGTGGTCGAGATCCGCCTCATCATCAAAGCGGCCCAGAAGGGCCCTGACACCGAAGAGCAGCCCCACGAGGAGACGGCCCAGCTGCCGTCGGTCGTGTACTGA
- the cydC gene encoding thiol reductant ABC exporter subunit CydC encodes MSDTSTAAGVRGILRLAQPPLRRFLPGAIWGFLSAGAAVSLLAVSGWLIVSASIVDSLVPLSIAVVGVRFFAVSRAVTRYLERLSGHDAALRQLASTRADMVRRLTPLSPAGLGRTDHGRVLSALVDDVENLQNLPLRVVQPLAVSGLVALGAVGFLAFVSVPASLTLAACLVIAAAAAIGLGWVFGSRAEAAVSQRRGDLSAALTDYFGGLDVLLAFGAEAHARERLAVADAALRRAVSRASLAQAIAAGVVSAVAGAASVWALAVAAPGLQTGAIDGPWMAVAVLVPMVVFEVFGAVPIAAASWRSVRSSAERIVDVLPSEVPAELRSDDGDDAEVEGVPALRLRGVRAWWPGGTPALRGVDLDLHPGERVLVSGPSGAGKSSLAAALVGFLRVEGEYSVGGMDASVLSGPALRRTIGLCEQSPQLFDEDIRQNLLFARDSAADDELLAVLDRVGLGSWVRERGGLDARVGDRGGLVSGGQAQRIALARALLRGFPVLVLDEPTAGVDPDASDALLRDLLQAAREQSVLLISHVAPPAGTVDRVVRLEDGRTVSG; translated from the coding sequence ATGAGCGACACCAGCACCGCTGCAGGCGTGCGCGGCATCCTTCGTCTCGCGCAACCGCCGCTTCGTCGTTTCCTCCCCGGTGCGATCTGGGGCTTCCTGTCGGCGGGCGCCGCGGTCAGTCTGCTCGCGGTCAGCGGCTGGCTGATCGTCAGCGCGTCGATCGTGGATTCGCTCGTGCCGCTGTCGATCGCAGTGGTGGGCGTGCGGTTCTTCGCGGTGTCGCGCGCGGTGACGCGGTATCTCGAGCGGCTGAGCGGTCATGATGCGGCGCTGCGCCAACTCGCGTCGACCCGCGCCGACATGGTGCGGCGGCTGACTCCGCTGTCGCCTGCCGGGCTCGGACGCACCGACCACGGACGGGTGCTGTCGGCTCTGGTCGACGACGTCGAGAATCTGCAGAACCTGCCGCTGCGCGTGGTTCAGCCGCTCGCGGTGTCGGGGCTCGTGGCGCTCGGAGCAGTGGGGTTCCTCGCGTTCGTGTCGGTGCCGGCCTCGCTGACCCTGGCAGCCTGCCTGGTCATCGCCGCCGCCGCGGCGATCGGCCTCGGCTGGGTGTTCGGGTCTCGTGCCGAGGCAGCGGTGTCGCAGCGACGTGGCGACCTCTCGGCGGCGCTGACCGACTACTTCGGCGGGCTCGACGTGCTGCTCGCGTTCGGTGCCGAGGCTCATGCTCGCGAGCGCCTGGCGGTGGCGGATGCCGCGCTACGCCGCGCGGTGAGCAGAGCGTCCTTGGCGCAGGCGATCGCGGCCGGGGTCGTGTCTGCGGTGGCGGGTGCCGCATCCGTCTGGGCGCTGGCCGTTGCGGCGCCGGGTCTGCAGACCGGCGCAATCGACGGCCCTTGGATGGCGGTCGCCGTACTCGTGCCGATGGTCGTGTTCGAGGTCTTCGGCGCGGTGCCGATCGCGGCGGCATCCTGGCGCAGTGTGCGGTCGAGCGCCGAGCGCATCGTCGACGTGCTGCCTTCCGAGGTGCCCGCCGAGCTGCGGTCCGACGACGGTGACGACGCCGAGGTCGAGGGCGTTCCCGCGCTGCGGCTGCGGGGCGTGCGGGCGTGGTGGCCGGGCGGGACGCCCGCGCTGCGCGGAGTCGATCTCGATCTGCATCCGGGCGAGCGCGTGCTCGTGTCGGGGCCGAGTGGTGCGGGCAAGAGTTCGCTGGCCGCGGCGCTCGTCGGATTCCTGCGGGTCGAGGGCGAGTATTCCGTCGGCGGCATGGATGCGTCGGTGCTCTCCGGCCCCGCTCTGCGGCGCACGATCGGGCTGTGCGAGCAGAGCCCGCAGCTGTTCGATGAGGACATCAGGCAGAACCTGCTGTTCGCCCGCGACTCGGCGGCGGACGACGAGCTGCTCGCCGTGCTCGACAGAGTGGGACTCGGCTCGTGGGTGCGCGAGCGCGGGGGACTCGACGCGCGGGTCGGCGACCGCGGCGGCCTCGTGTCGGGTGGCCAGGCGCAGCGCATCGCCCTCGCTCGCGCTCTGTTGCGGGGATTCCCGGTGCTCGTGCTCGATGAGCCGACGGCGGGCGTCGATCCCGATGCATCCGACGCCCTGCTGCGTGACCTGCTGCAGGCGGCGCGGGAGCAGTCAGTGCTGCTGATCTCGCACGTCGCTCCGCCGGCGGGAACCGTCGATCGCGTCGTCAGGCTGGAAGACGGGCGCACGGTTTCGGGGTGA
- the cydD gene encoding thiol reductant ABC exporter subunit CydD, with protein sequence MRPVDPRLLRYAAAARGFLLLSGVIGVVQTAVTIAFAWMLTDAVTGALAGRDVTASLLWLLGLAALRGVLIAASDAAGTRAAAKTGMQLRAALIAAVGRLGPGWLAQRNQAELAVTAGHGLEALDAYFARYIPQLVLTVVATPVLVAVMWWQDWPSGLTAVITLPLIPLFLILIGIATRTVQRKQWQTLQRLAARFADTVQGLSTLRLFGRERRAAAQIEQTADDYRRETMKVLRFSFLSGFSMELLASIAVALIAVAVGFRLLSGDLSLEVGLFVLLLAPEAFLPIRQVGVQFHAAAEGVAATEDVFEVLDAAGAREAGVHNSARNAGAAPYEGRSAGFGRVHAELRTGNARDLVVTDLRVRDLPPVSFTAVPGTITLIEGPSGAGKSSLLAALRGAVEFEGAAAVGGVDVRGLAPSEWLAWSGQRPQLSRGTIAANVALGDPAPDADGIRRALDEACANDLDPALELGVQGSGLSGGQAQRVAVARALYRQAGNPRAVLALDEPSSALDPETEQRLWHSLRARADAGATVLLVSHRRSARDVADQVVELGVSV encoded by the coding sequence ATGAGGCCCGTCGACCCTCGCTTGCTGAGGTATGCCGCTGCGGCCCGTGGTTTCCTGCTGCTGTCGGGCGTGATCGGCGTCGTTCAGACGGCGGTCACGATCGCGTTCGCGTGGATGCTGACGGATGCCGTCACCGGTGCGCTCGCCGGGCGCGATGTCACGGCATCCCTGCTGTGGCTGCTGGGTCTCGCGGCGCTGCGGGGCGTGCTGATCGCCGCCTCGGATGCCGCAGGAACCCGCGCTGCGGCGAAGACCGGGATGCAGCTGCGGGCCGCGCTGATCGCGGCCGTCGGGCGTCTCGGGCCCGGCTGGCTCGCACAGCGCAATCAGGCGGAGCTCGCCGTGACGGCGGGGCATGGACTCGAGGCCCTCGACGCGTACTTCGCCCGATACATCCCGCAGCTCGTGCTCACGGTCGTCGCGACGCCGGTGCTGGTCGCGGTCATGTGGTGGCAGGACTGGCCGAGTGGACTGACCGCGGTGATCACGCTGCCGCTGATCCCGCTGTTCCTGATCCTGATCGGCATCGCCACCCGCACGGTGCAGCGCAAGCAGTGGCAGACGCTGCAGCGGCTCGCCGCGCGCTTCGCCGACACCGTGCAGGGCCTCTCGACCTTGCGTCTCTTCGGACGCGAGCGCCGCGCGGCCGCGCAGATCGAGCAGACGGCCGACGACTACCGCCGCGAGACCATGAAGGTGCTGCGGTTCTCGTTCCTCTCGGGCTTCTCGATGGAACTGCTGGCCTCGATCGCCGTGGCGCTGATCGCCGTGGCGGTCGGATTCCGCCTGCTGTCGGGCGACCTGTCGCTCGAGGTCGGTCTGTTCGTGCTGCTGCTCGCGCCCGAGGCCTTCCTGCCGATTCGCCAGGTCGGGGTGCAGTTCCATGCCGCCGCCGAGGGCGTGGCCGCGACGGAGGACGTGTTCGAGGTGCTCGATGCGGCCGGGGCTCGGGAGGCCGGCGTTCACAATTCAGCACGAAACGCCGGCGCAGCGCCGTATGAAGGACGGAGCGCTGGTTTCGGCCGTGTTCATGCTGAATTGCGAACGGGCAACGCGCGAGACCTGGTCGTCACCGACCTGCGTGTGCGCGATCTGCCGCCGGTCTCGTTCACAGCCGTTCCCGGAACCATCACGCTGATCGAAGGACCGAGCGGCGCAGGCAAGTCGAGTCTGCTCGCGGCTCTGCGCGGTGCGGTCGAGTTCGAAGGCGCGGCTGCGGTCGGCGGAGTCGATGTGCGCGGGCTCGCGCCGTCAGAGTGGCTGGCCTGGAGCGGGCAGCGCCCTCAGCTGAGTCGCGGCACGATCGCCGCGAATGTGGCGCTGGGGGATCCGGCACCGGATGCCGACGGCATCCGCCGTGCCCTGGATGAGGCGTGCGCGAACGACCTCGACCCGGCGCTCGAGCTGGGTGTGCAGGGCAGTGGGCTCTCGGGCGGACAGGCGCAGCGGGTCGCGGTCGCACGGGCGCTGTATCGCCAGGCCGGCAACCCTCGCGCGGTGCTGGCGCTAGACGAGCCCTCCAGCGCCTTGGACCCAGAGACCGAGCAGCGCCTCTGGCACTCGCTGCGAGCACGTGCGGATGCCGGGGCGACGGTGCTGCTCGTCTCGCACCGTCGGTCGGCACGGGACGTGGCCGATCAGGTCGTCGAGCTGGGGGTGAGCGTATGA
- a CDS encoding GIY-YIG nuclease family protein, with the protein MGLQQSLLSPEVCELAPDVKLGTFPGYQNVRLRHHELQRIIVGDEPSWKDALSSVKGVYVITDLSSGRLYVGSASGEANGLWQRWSGYAHLKNLTGGNRELEQLRQDLGDAHIVENFQYSILEIFDPKTRADTILARESFWKHALDSRAHGMNLN; encoded by the coding sequence GTGGGGTTGCAGCAGAGCCTGCTCTCCCCGGAGGTCTGCGAGCTCGCACCGGATGTCAAGCTCGGCACGTTCCCCGGATACCAGAACGTGCGGCTGCGGCACCACGAGCTTCAGCGCATCATCGTCGGCGACGAGCCCAGCTGGAAGGACGCGCTTTCCAGCGTGAAGGGCGTTTACGTCATCACCGATCTCAGCAGCGGACGGCTGTACGTCGGGTCGGCGTCCGGGGAGGCCAACGGGCTGTGGCAGCGCTGGTCCGGGTACGCGCATCTGAAGAACCTCACCGGCGGCAACCGGGAGCTCGAACAGCTCCGCCAGGACCTCGGTGATGCGCACATCGTGGAGAACTTTCAGTACTCCATCCTGGAGATCTTCGACCCCAAAACCCGGGCCGACACGATCCTGGCGCGCGAGTCGTTCTGGAAGCATGCGCTGGACAGCCGAGCGCACGGGATGAATCTGAACTGA
- the cydB gene encoding cytochrome d ubiquinol oxidase subunit II, whose translation MEYMWFWIVAFLFVGYFVLDGFDFGVGMSLPFLGKNDVSRRQVINTIGPIWDLNETWVIVAGACLFASFPEWYATLFSGFYLPLLLILLALILRGVSFEYRHQRESAQWKRGFDRMIVIGSAVPALLWGVAFGNIVQGVAINESHIYVGGFFALLNPYSLLVGVTTLLLFFLHGVLFVSLKTDGQVHADARRLVKLAAGPTVLAAAGTVIWTIGIAWDRESPLMLMVIGCGLVAALALIASVLFSMRGHDGRAFTAGAVTVASAVVMLFAALFPYVMPSTIDPAFSLTIENASSTPYTLTIMSWTALIALPLVLAYQTWTYWIFRKRVTRSSIEGAPAHA comes from the coding sequence ATGGAATACATGTGGTTCTGGATCGTCGCCTTCCTCTTCGTCGGCTACTTCGTGCTCGACGGGTTCGACTTCGGCGTGGGAATGTCGCTGCCGTTCCTCGGCAAGAACGACGTCTCGCGTCGCCAGGTGATCAACACGATCGGCCCGATCTGGGATCTCAACGAGACCTGGGTCATCGTCGCCGGTGCGTGCCTGTTCGCGTCGTTCCCCGAGTGGTACGCGACGCTGTTCAGCGGGTTCTATCTGCCGCTGCTGCTGATCCTGCTCGCGCTGATCCTTCGAGGCGTCTCGTTCGAGTACCGGCACCAGCGCGAGTCGGCGCAGTGGAAGCGCGGCTTCGACCGGATGATCGTGATCGGCTCTGCCGTTCCCGCGCTGCTGTGGGGCGTTGCCTTCGGCAACATCGTGCAGGGGGTGGCGATCAATGAGAGCCACATCTACGTCGGTGGCTTCTTCGCGCTGCTCAACCCCTATTCGCTGCTCGTCGGCGTCACGACGCTGCTGCTCTTCTTCCTGCACGGCGTGCTGTTCGTGTCGCTCAAGACCGACGGGCAGGTGCACGCGGATGCTCGTCGCCTGGTGAAGCTCGCCGCGGGGCCGACGGTGCTCGCCGCCGCCGGCACCGTTATCTGGACCATCGGCATCGCCTGGGACCGTGAATCTCCGCTCATGCTGATGGTCATCGGATGCGGTCTCGTCGCGGCGCTCGCACTGATCGCGTCGGTGCTCTTCTCGATGCGCGGACACGACGGGCGGGCGTTCACCGCGGGCGCGGTCACCGTGGCATCCGCTGTCGTGATGCTGTTCGCGGCGCTGTTCCCCTACGTGATGCCGTCGACGATCGACCCGGCCTTCAGCCTGACGATCGAGAACGCATCGAGCACCCCGTATACGCTGACCATCATGAGCTGGACCGCCCTGATCGCCCTGCCCCTGGTGCTCGCGTACCAGACGTGGACCTACTGGATCTTCCGCAAGCGCGTCACCCGCAGCTCGATCGAGGGGGCTCCGGCGCACGCGTGA
- a CDS encoding helix-turn-helix transcriptional regulator: MANGGPVCGPISTFSRVRILHALFEGGSAQDDTARTRAELTIGELCDATGLHPNTVREHLQRLIEGGYVIQASEHRTTRGRPRTLYSAVTGAADASSPIARNKAKAAAVRGDLLRRVLPASASALGRDATYQLDALIEHLEESGFEPVVDDEQLTVDLSPCPHAAGRAEDRPMLCSVHLGLMQGVLTEAGGPLAAEAVRTSALPADCTVQLRLTEMTAA, translated from the coding sequence ATGGCCAACGGCGGGCCCGTCTGCGGGCCGATCTCGACCTTCTCGCGAGTGCGGATCCTGCACGCGCTGTTCGAGGGCGGCTCCGCGCAGGACGACACCGCCCGGACGCGCGCGGAGCTCACGATCGGCGAGCTCTGCGATGCCACCGGGCTGCACCCCAACACGGTGCGCGAGCACCTGCAGCGCCTGATCGAGGGCGGCTACGTCATCCAGGCCAGCGAGCACCGCACCACCCGCGGCCGCCCGCGCACGCTCTACAGCGCGGTGACGGGCGCAGCGGATGCCTCCAGCCCCATCGCTCGCAACAAGGCGAAGGCGGCCGCCGTCCGCGGCGATCTGCTGCGTCGAGTCCTGCCTGCTTCGGCATCCGCTCTGGGCCGCGACGCGACCTACCAGCTGGACGCCCTGATCGAACACTTGGAGGAGAGCGGCTTCGAGCCCGTCGTCGATGACGAGCAGCTCACCGTCGATCTCAGCCCGTGCCCGCACGCCGCGGGTCGCGCCGAAGACCGTCCGATGCTGTGCTCCGTGCACCTCGGTCTCATGCAGGGGGTGCTCACCGAAGCCGGTGGACCGCTCGCTGCCGAGGCCGTGCGCACCTCCGCCCTTCCGGCGGATTGCACCGTGCAGCTGCGCCTGACGGAGATGACCGCCGCCTAG